A genomic window from Brassica oleracea var. oleracea cultivar TO1000 chromosome C8, BOL, whole genome shotgun sequence includes:
- the LOC106308645 gene encoding uncharacterized protein LOC106308645 has translation MRRGTQSEGSLAKRMRVEFPDHMQFSYDEGTPLIFNPLQCAELTRQIRGGTKELPPIRDLFFKDEYIDAAFMRKRSDGSMNSLVEKYDSALKQTMIQLGASEKLSRARLLAIERVRAEHKKANDKAAEEKEILRAKFEELEGKLMSDRAAKKKLTWEKVRLEQANAALEKEKAELQEERDAAVEKLIKERKCLKDSRSQEVTLERVRVQAAMTDKSSHCFDRGREYLARRNVFEKVKSLYGQASGTRKCLEVIKDGGTEIPQEIIDVFIEREKLHEAEVAKLGVGLLSEDDLTLSPLVLPSRFVNEDFKATLDPYGSNVEALEKMNPEKDSVSVQGKGAKDVNPKDPVEVSYTSSEEQEEEDQTKKAPSPTPVEGQKASNETDK, from the exons ATGAGAAGAGGTACTCAGTCTGAAGGTTCTCTCGCGAAGAGGATGAGGGTTGAATTCCCGGATCACATGCAGTTCTCGTACGACGAGGGGACTCCTCTGATCTTTAATCCACTTCAATGCGCAGAGCTGACGCGTCAGATCCGTGGTGGGACGAAGGAGTTACCACCAATCAGAGATCTGTTCTTCAAGGACGAGTACATTGATGCCGCTTTTATGAGGAAGCGG AGTGATGGAAGCATGAACTCCCTCGTCGAGAAGTACGATAGCGCGCTGAAGCAGACAATGATCCAACTGGGAGCGTCGGAGAAACTTTCTCGGGCTAGGTTATTGGCCATTGAGAGGGTAAGGGCCGAACACAAGAAAGCCAACGACAAGGCTGCTGAAGAGAAAGAGATCCTTCGAGCAAAATTCGAGGAGCTTGAAGGCAAACTGATGTCTGATCGAGCCGCGAAGAAGAAACTCACTTGGGAGAAGGTTCGTCTTGAACAAGCCAATGCTGCTCTCGAGAAAGAGAAGGCTGAACTGCAGGAAGAAAGGGACGCCGCTGTGGAGAAGTTGATCAAGGAGAGGAAGTGCCTAAAGGACTCGCGGAGTCAAGAGGTCACCCTTGAAAGGGTAAGGGTCCAAGCCGCCATGACTGACAAATCTAGTCACTGCTTCGACCGTGGCCGCGAATACCTCGCTCGTCGGAACGTCTTTGAGAAGGTGAAGAGCTTGTATGGACAGGCTTCGGGAACGAGGAAATGTCTCGAGGTGATAAAAGACGGCGGGACGGAGATCCCACAAGAGATAATAGACGTTTTCATCGAGCGGGAGAAGCTGCACGAGGCCGAGGTTGCTAAACTTGGTGTTGGCCTGTTATCAGAGGACGATCTTACTCTTTCCCCGCTTGTCCTTCCTTCGAGGTTTGTGAATGAAGATTTTAAGGCTACGCTTGATCCGTACGGGTCGAAC GTTGAGGCTTTGGAGAAGATGAATCCCGAGAAAGATAGTGTCTCAGTCCAAGGGAAAGGAGCGAAGGACGTGAACCCTAAAGACCCTGTCGAGGTCTCTTACACTTCTTCTGAGGAGCAGGAGGAGGAAGATCAAACTAAGAAGGCGCCATCTCCGACACCAGTTGAGGGACAGAAAGCATCGAATGAGACGGACAAGTGA
- the LOC106308646 gene encoding uncharacterized protein LOC106308646: MAWDRLSDEEKDAGYCQLFVETPNEQAQTWFSQLEENSISSFRDLSAAFLKTYIMFTKRSATASSLWNLSQTKDQSLRDYMEKFKAVVSRVAIPDDIAIDALMNTLWVHSKFREDLYQIPTSSLQDAITRSHNFIKMEGDTKVIISKQNAAKPPATKSADTRAEPHQHAPSDKNNRKNGFMTVDLSKHCKFHDVKGHDTTECNSLYARFLLSLASGDFKVEPPKAKPKNGKSWRKNKERRTQRKANGKGRQTRANQRMRTRLQRMMAVMTVLSTKNSTNRRCIKVILSQQAQSSDDENDDTPPSDDLRDFLKRKLEPEDSNNPIDTDLRLTLNAFTDTKRQQRICRPAYPLKRQASTFEVATKCHHGRPPPGGNSVRSVKDYRRQAATSQRWPSKPPSHPPITFSPNDTAGVHIPHNDPLLVVLGIGEYDVTKVLIDTGSSVDLIFRGTLEKMGVDFNDVKLSSRKLTGFNGSSETVLGTIRLPVRACGITRTVKFAVVSTKAPYHVILGTP, from the exons ATGGCCTGGGATCGTCTCTCCGACGAAGAAAAGGACGCCGGCTACTGTCAACTGTTCGTCGAGACACCCAACGAGCAAGCCCAAACCTGGTTCTCTCAACTTGAGGAAAACTCGATCAGTAGCTTCCGCGACCTATCAGCGGCTTTCCTCAAGACATACATCATGTTCACGAAGCGCAGCGCAACTGCTTCCAGTCTATGGAACCTATCGCAGACTAAGGATCAAAGTCTCCGCGACTACATGGAAAAATTCAAGGCAGTAGTCTCAAGGGTCGCGATTCCGGACGACATCGCCATCGACGCCCTGATGAATACCCTATGGGTCCATTCCAAGTTCCGCGAGGACTTATACCAAATCCCAACCTCTTCGCTCCAAGACGCCATCACTCGATCTCACAACTTCATCAAAATGGAAGGGGACACCAAGGTGATCATCAGTAAGCAGAACGCAGCGAAACCTCCAGCGACCAAAAGCGCCGACACTCGGGCGGAACCGCATCAGCATGCTCCTAGCGACAAAAACAACCGTAAGAACGGTTTTAT GACCGTTGATCTCTCCAAGCACTGCAAATTCCATGATGTCAAAGGACACGACACGACAGAGTGCAATTCGCTCTACGCACGCTTCCTTTTGTCCCTCGCAAGCGGCGACTTCAAAGTGGAGCCTCCGAAAGCCAAGCCGAAGAACGGCAAAAGCTGGAGAAAGAATAAGGAAAGAAGAACCCAGCGCAAGGCGAATGGCAAAGGCCGCCAAACGAGAGCCAATCAAAGGATGAGGACAAGGCTCCAAAGGATGATGGCGGTGATGACTGTTCTGTCGACGAAGAACAGCACAAATCGCAGATGCATAAAGGTGATACTCTCTCAACAAGCTCAATCGTCCGACGACGAAAACGACGATACACCTCCATCCGACGATTTGAGGGACTTCCTCAAGCGAAAGCTCGAGCCTGAAGATAGCAACAACCCCATTGACACCGATCTTCGACTGACACTTAAC GCATTTACCGATACAAAACGACAACAACGCATCTGCCGACCTGCGTACCCTCTTAAGCGCCAAGCGAGTACATTCGAGGTCGCGACTAAATGTCATCATGGGCGGCCCCCTCCTGGCGGTAACTCTGTTCGCTCCGTCAAGGATTATCGCCGACAAGCTGCGACCTCGCAGCGATGGCCTTCTAAGCCACCAAGCCATCCCCCGATCACTTTCTCACCTAACGATACCGCCGGAGTTCATATCCCCCATAACGATCCCCTCCTCGTCGTCCTAGGGATTGGAGAGTACGATGTCACGAAAGTGCTCATCGACACGGGTAGCTCCGTCGACCTCATCTTCCGAGGAACACTCGAAAAGATGGGTGTCGACTTCAATGACGTCAAGCTATCATCCAGGAAGTTAACCGGATTCAACGGTTCTTCTGAAACGGTACTCGGGACAATTCGTCTCCCAGTACGTGCATGTGGAATCACTCGAACGGTTAAGTTCGCTGTCGTCAGCACAAAGGCGCCTTATCATGTCATTCTTGGAACCCCCTAG